The proteins below come from a single Miscanthus floridulus cultivar M001 chromosome 1, ASM1932011v1, whole genome shotgun sequence genomic window:
- the LOC136480844 gene encoding probable polygalacturonase: MKRSASLFQVLLVFTTMVETQWSTVSSIYCKDMPPNVYRPHSVTITEFGAVGDGVTLNTKAFQNAIFYLNSFADKGGAQLFVPAGRWLTGSFNLISHLTLSLDKDAVIIGSSDSSHWPVIDPLPSYGRGRELPGKRHQSLIFGLNLTDVIITGANGSIDGQGAIWWGWFRNHTLNYTRPHLVELMYSTNVVISNLTFKNSPFWNIHPVYCSQVLVQHVTILAPLNSPNTDGINPDSSTNVCINHCYVRNGDDVIVIKSGWDEYGISFGQPSSNISISDITGETRGGAGIAFGSEMSGGISEVRAVGLRIVNSLHGIRIKTAPGRGGYVKNVYIADVSMDNVSMAIRITGNYGEHPDDKYDRTALPVISNITIKDVVGINIGVAGILEGIQGDNFSNICLSNVSLSVQSAHPWNCSLIEGYSNFVIPESCEQLRSNCRQTPICYDGSGSSAMRVQQPRHTSSTSRLLNPLLELASF; the protein is encoded by the exons ATGAAGAGATCTGCATCT TTGTTTCAAGTCCTTTTGGTTTTCACAACCATGGTTGAGACCCAATGGTCCACTGTATCCAGCATATACTGCAAGGACATGCCCCCGAATGTATATCGTCCTCACAGTGTCACAATAACTGAATTTGGTGCCGTCGGGGATGGTGTGACCCTCAATACAAAGGCATTCCAGAATGCAATCTTCTATCTCAATTCATTTGCGGACAAGGGTGGCGCACAGCTTTTCGTGCCTGCAGGAAGGTGGTTGACAGGGAGTTTTAATCTTATCAGCCATCTCACTTTATCACTGGACAAGGATGCGGTAATAATTGGATCTTCG GATTCATCTCATTGGCCAGTTATTGATCCTCTTCCATCCTATGGGCGAGGTAGAGAGCTTCCTGGAAAAAGGCATCAGAGTCTGATTTTTGGATTAAATCTGACTGATGTTATTATAACTG GTGCTAATGGTTCCATTGATGGTCAAGGAGCTATTTGGTGGGGCTGGTTCCGCAACCACACATTGAATTATACTAGACCACATCTTGTTGAGTTGATGTACTCTACCAATGTTGTCATATCTAATCTAACCTTCAAGAACTCGCCGTTTTGGAATATCCACCCTGTATACTGCAG CCAAGTGCTTGTCCAGCATGTCACAATCCTAGCGCCTTTGAATTCACCAAATACTGACGGCATTAATCCAG ACTCTTCCACGAATGTGTGCATCAATCATTGCTATGTAAGAAATGGTGACGATGTTATTGTCATTAAAAGTGGCTGGGATGAGTATGGCATTTCATTTGGTCAACCAAGCTCCAATATCAGCATAAGCGACATCACAGGGGAGACAAGGGGTGGTGCAGGGATTGCCTTTGGAAGTGAGATGTCAGGTGGCATATCAGAAGTCCGGGCTGTGGGCCTCCGCATTGTCAATTCCCTTCATGGGATCAGAATCAAGACAGCCCCAGGGCGTGGAGGGTACGTGAAGAATGTGTACATAGCAGATGTGAGCATGGACAATGTTTCGATGGCCATCAGGATCACTGGAAACTATGGTGAACATCCTGATGACAAATATGACAGGACTGCTCTCCCCGTCATAAGCAATATTACAATCAAGGATGTTGTTGGCATTAACATTGGCGTTGCTGGTATCTTGGAAGGCATTCAGGGGGACAATTTCAGCAACATTTGTCTGTCCAATGTTTCCCTCAGTGTACAATCTGCACATCCATGGAATTGTTCACTTATTGAAGGATATTCGAACTTCGTGATCCCAGAATCATGCGAGCAGCTCAGAAGCAATTGTAGACAGACACCCATTTGCTACGATGGAAGCGGTTCTTCAGCAATGCGTGTGCAGCAACCAAGACATACATCGAGCACCAGCCGGTTGCTAAATCCTTTACTAGAGTTGGCTTCATTTTAG
- the LOC136480849 gene encoding guanosine deaminase-like isoform X2 has protein sequence MEEAKVVDSKDGTISVASAFARHQEAVQDRDHKFLSKAVEEAYRGVDCGDGGPFGAVVVHNDEVIASCHNMVLKNTDPTAHAEVTAIREACKKLGKIELSDCEIYASCEPCPMCFGAVHLSRIKRLVYGAKAEAAIAIGFDDFIADALRGTGYYQKASMEIKQANGNGAMIAEQVFEKTKEKFQMY, from the exons ATGGAGGAGGCCAAGG TTGTGGATTCCAAGGACGGAACGATCTCAGTTGCTTCAGCATTTGCTCGTCATCAGGAAG CTGTACAAGACAGGGACCATAAATTTTTATCAAAGGCAGTTGAAGAAGCGTACCGAGGAGTTGACTGCGGTGATGGAGGACCATTTGGTGCAGTTGTTGTCCATAATGATGAAGTAATAGCTAGTTGCCATAACATGGTTTTGAAGAATACCGATCCAACTGCGCATGCTGAAGTAACTGCGATAAGAGAG GCTTGCAAAAAGCTTGGGAAAATTGAGCTGTCAGATTGTGAAATTTATGCATCCTGTGAGCCATGCCCAATGTGTTTTGGTGCTGTTCATCTATCCCGGATTAAG AGGCTGGTGTATGGAGCCAAGGCAGAAGCTGCAATTGCCATTGGATTTGACGATTTCATTGCTGATGCTCTCAGAGGAACTGGGTACTACCAGAAGGCCAGCATGGAGATAAAGCAGGCAAATGGAAATGGAGCCATGATTGCTGAACAAGTATTTGAGAAGACTAAAGAGAAGTTCCAAATGTATTGA
- the LOC136480849 gene encoding guanosine deaminase-like isoform X1, with translation MTFPSTVVVDSKDGTISVASAFARHQEAVQDRDHKFLSKAVEEAYRGVDCGDGGPFGAVVVHNDEVIASCHNMVLKNTDPTAHAEVTAIREACKKLGKIELSDCEIYASCEPCPMCFGAVHLSRIKRLVYGAKAEAAIAIGFDDFIADALRGTGYYQKASMEIKQANGNGAMIAEQVFEKTKEKFQMY, from the exons ATGACCTTTCCCTCTACTGTAGTTGTGGATTCCAAGGACGGAACGATCTCAGTTGCTTCAGCATTTGCTCGTCATCAGGAAG CTGTACAAGACAGGGACCATAAATTTTTATCAAAGGCAGTTGAAGAAGCGTACCGAGGAGTTGACTGCGGTGATGGAGGACCATTTGGTGCAGTTGTTGTCCATAATGATGAAGTAATAGCTAGTTGCCATAACATGGTTTTGAAGAATACCGATCCAACTGCGCATGCTGAAGTAACTGCGATAAGAGAG GCTTGCAAAAAGCTTGGGAAAATTGAGCTGTCAGATTGTGAAATTTATGCATCCTGTGAGCCATGCCCAATGTGTTTTGGTGCTGTTCATCTATCCCGGATTAAG AGGCTGGTGTATGGAGCCAAGGCAGAAGCTGCAATTGCCATTGGATTTGACGATTTCATTGCTGATGCTCTCAGAGGAACTGGGTACTACCAGAAGGCCAGCATGGAGATAAAGCAGGCAAATGGAAATGGAGCCATGATTGCTGAACAAGTATTTGAGAAGACTAAAGAGAAGTTCCAAATGTATTGA